A genomic window from Paucibacter sp. KCTC 42545 includes:
- the phaR gene encoding polyhydroxyalkanoate synthesis repressor PhaR — MATARKGKAANPVEGDAESAAAVRILKKYPNRRLYDTQTSSYITLADVKKMVLEGQSFEVRDAKTSEDLTRSILLQIILEEETGGVPMFSTSSLEQIIRFYGHAMQGVMGDYLERNVKTFGELQSRFAEQSQGLAFSPELWTQFMGAQSPVLQNLMGGYVEQSKSLLTQMQEQLKEQMQQAGAMFPVIPGMPGFPPKR, encoded by the coding sequence ATGGCGACTGCCCGCAAAGGCAAGGCGGCGAATCCGGTCGAGGGCGATGCGGAGTCGGCCGCTGCGGTGCGGATATTGAAAAAGTATCCCAATCGTCGTCTCTACGACACCCAGACCAGCAGCTACATCACGCTGGCCGACGTCAAGAAAATGGTGCTCGAGGGCCAAAGCTTCGAGGTGCGCGATGCCAAGACCAGCGAGGATCTGACGCGCTCCATCTTGCTGCAGATCATTCTTGAAGAAGAAACCGGCGGCGTGCCCATGTTCAGCACCAGCTCGCTGGAGCAGATCATCCGCTTCTACGGCCATGCCATGCAGGGTGTGATGGGCGACTATCTGGAGCGCAATGTCAAAACCTTTGGCGAGTTGCAGTCGCGCTTTGCCGAACAAAGCCAGGGCTTGGCCTTCAGCCCCGAGCTGTGGACGCAGTTCATGGGCGCGCAGTCGCCGGTGCTGCAAAACCTGATGGGCGGCTATGTGGAGCAGAGCAAGAGCTTGCTGACGCAGATGCAAGAACAGCTCAAAGAGCAGATGCAGCAAGCCGGCGCCATGTTCCCCGTGATACCAGGCATGCCGGGCTTTCCGCCCAAAAGATAG
- a CDS encoding M13 family metallopeptidase, whose protein sequence is MKFLRLAPLVGMIFLAHGAIGAEAVAPAAGVLGTAAATSAAAAKAPNSGLDLSAFEPKVRAQDDLFRAANGTWLNTASIPADKSAYGAFEQLADKSDAQVRAIIEALSAKPQKDGSTEQKIAAFYSSYLDLAAIDKAGLAPAQARLDSIAAIKTKAELAQWLGGAQGVSNLPINLYVMADVKQPTINRALATQGGLGLPDRDYYLKADAKLAQVRKAYLSYLSTLAKLSGEAVPDQVAAQVLALETRIAKLHWSNVANRDPVKTYNPMTPAQLAKKAPGLDWSVFLKAGQLDGIDRLSVTQPSAIIGLAALVNTVPLAQWQQYLKLRVLDENAQVLPQAFREAHFALHGAALTGAKEPLPRWQQGINDVNQALGEALGQVYVAEHFPPAYKARMQELVANLMAAYRDSIDGLSWMTPATKAAAREKLSKYMVKIGYPDTWRDYSGLDVRAGDAFGNSARSAAFEYQRMAQRAGKPVDRTEWGMTPQTVNAYYNPTLNEIVFPAAILQPPFFDMAADDAVNYGAIGAVIGHEISHGFDDEGSQFDGDGALRNWWTPADRKAFDAIGAKLVAQYSKYEPLPGKQLNGKLTLGENIADLSGLQIAYKAYQRSLNGKPAVVLDGIGGEQRFFLGWAQAWRDKARDEKALQQLTTDPHSPPSFRTNGAAINNDGFHQAFGTKEGDAMFKPSAQRIRIW, encoded by the coding sequence ATGAAGTTTTTGCGACTGGCCCCCTTGGTGGGCATGATTTTTCTGGCGCATGGGGCGATTGGCGCCGAGGCAGTGGCTCCGGCCGCTGGCGTGCTGGGTACGGCTGCCGCAACCTCAGCTGCAGCCGCGAAGGCGCCCAATTCTGGGCTGGACCTGAGCGCCTTCGAGCCCAAGGTGCGGGCGCAGGATGATTTGTTCCGCGCCGCCAATGGCACATGGCTGAACACTGCCAGCATTCCTGCCGACAAATCGGCCTACGGCGCTTTTGAGCAATTGGCCGACAAGTCTGATGCGCAGGTGCGCGCCATCATCGAGGCCTTGAGTGCCAAGCCGCAAAAGGATGGCAGCACCGAGCAAAAGATTGCCGCCTTCTACAGCAGCTATCTGGATCTGGCGGCCATCGACAAGGCTGGCCTGGCGCCCGCGCAAGCGCGGCTCGACAGCATTGCGGCCATCAAGACCAAGGCCGAGCTGGCTCAGTGGTTGGGCGGCGCGCAAGGCGTTTCCAATCTGCCGATCAATTTGTATGTGATGGCGGATGTGAAGCAGCCCACCATCAACCGCGCCCTGGCCACGCAAGGCGGCTTGGGCCTGCCTGACCGCGACTACTACCTCAAGGCCGATGCCAAGCTGGCGCAAGTGCGCAAGGCTTATTTGAGCTACTTGAGCACCTTGGCCAAGTTGAGCGGCGAGGCGGTGCCTGACCAGGTGGCGGCCCAGGTGCTGGCGCTGGAAACGCGCATCGCCAAGCTGCATTGGAGCAATGTCGCGAACCGCGACCCGGTCAAGACCTACAACCCAATGACCCCGGCACAGCTGGCCAAAAAGGCGCCTGGCTTGGATTGGTCGGTGTTTCTGAAGGCCGGTCAGCTGGACGGCATTGATCGCCTGTCGGTGACTCAGCCCAGCGCCATCATCGGCCTGGCCGCATTGGTGAACACCGTGCCCCTGGCGCAGTGGCAGCAGTATTTGAAGCTGCGCGTGCTGGACGAGAACGCACAAGTCTTGCCGCAAGCCTTCCGCGAAGCGCATTTCGCCCTGCACGGCGCGGCCCTGACCGGCGCGAAAGAGCCCCTGCCGCGCTGGCAGCAAGGTATCAACGATGTCAACCAGGCCTTGGGCGAGGCCTTGGGCCAGGTCTATGTGGCCGAGCATTTCCCGCCGGCCTACAAGGCGCGCATGCAGGAGTTGGTGGCCAATTTGATGGCGGCTTATCGCGACTCGATCGATGGTTTGAGCTGGATGACGCCTGCCACCAAGGCCGCGGCGCGCGAGAAGCTGTCCAAGTACATGGTCAAGATCGGCTACCCCGATACCTGGCGTGATTACTCCGGGCTGGACGTGCGTGCCGGCGATGCTTTCGGCAACAGCGCTCGCTCGGCCGCGTTCGAGTACCAGCGCATGGCGCAGCGCGCCGGCAAGCCGGTGGACCGCACGGAATGGGGCATGACGCCGCAGACCGTCAACGCCTACTACAACCCAACACTCAACGAGATCGTGTTCCCGGCCGCCATCCTGCAGCCGCCGTTCTTTGATATGGCGGCGGATGATGCGGTGAATTACGGCGCCATCGGCGCGGTGATCGGCCACGAGATCAGCCACGGCTTTGACGACGAAGGCAGTCAGTTCGACGGCGACGGCGCCCTGCGCAATTGGTGGACGCCGGCCGACCGCAAGGCCTTTGATGCCATCGGCGCCAAGCTGGTCGCTCAGTACAGCAAGTACGAGCCGCTGCCGGGCAAGCAGCTCAATGGCAAGCTGACGCTGGGTGAGAACATCGCCGACTTGTCGGGCCTGCAGATTGCCTACAAGGCCTATCAGCGCAGCCTGAATGGCAAGCCGGCCGTGGTGCTGGACGGCATTGGCGGCGAGCAGCGCTTCTTCCTGGGTTGGGCGCAAGCCTGGCGCGACAAGGCGCGGGATGAAAAAGCCCTGCAACAGCTGACCACCGACCCGCATTCGCCGCCGAGCTTCCGCACCAACGGCGCTGCGATCAATAACGATGGCTTCCATCAAGCCTTCGGTACCAAGGAGGGTGACGCCATGTTCAAGCCTTCGGCGCAGCGCATTCGTATCTGGTAA